The Azospirillum baldaniorum genome segment TGAGGGAATTCCTTGATCCGGCTTCCGACTGGAGGGGCTTCCAAGTTTCCCACCTCCATTGCAAGTCATTGATATTCCATACGTGCACGAACACAGAACAAGTGGGAAAAGCCTTGGATTTCCAACAATGTCATAGTTTTCGTAATCAGTAGGTCCGGGGTTCAAATCCCTGCTGCGGCACCAGTTTTCCCACCGCCCTTCCCATCCGTTTCCCACTAGCGAACGGTCGGAAGGGCGGTGGCACCCTCCCAAGCCCGTCTGATCAGCGCTTCGGCTTGCTAAGCCGCTGGCGCTTTTTTTGTGCCGACTCCGCCATTCGCCCATCGGGCTGTACATAGACGGCCACCACTCCACGCGATCTGTGCCCGGTGACGGATCGGATCTCGTCATCGGTAGCGCCGGCAGCGCCCAGTTCCGTCGCCGCCGTCCGCCGCAAGTCGCGGAACTGGAGATCGGTCGGCAGCCCCGCCAGGGCGCGCACGCGCGAAAATTCGTGTACGAAATGAAATTTGGCGTAGGGCCGCCCGGTCGCTTCCGACACGATGACCTGCACAGCGTCCCGCTTCACGGTCGACAGGAGCTTCTGCATCTGCGCCGTGACAGGAACCCTCACCGGCTGCTTCGTCTTCCCCTGCACGATCGCGAAGGCCGTGCCGTCGTAGTCGCTCCACTTCAGCGCCAGGATGTCCCCCTGCCGCTGGCCGATGTCGAGGGCCAGCCGCACGGCGAGCGCCAAGGACGGCCGGCCGTGCTTCTCCGCCGCCGCGCAGAACGTCTCCACCTGGTCACGGGTCCACACCTGGGTTCGAGCCGCGGTGCCGATCAGGCGCATGCCGTCGGCCGGCGAGAAGTCAATCATGCCGCGGTCGCAGGCGTGCCCCAGCAAAATCCGCCAGACCCGCATCACGGCGTTCGCCGTCGCCAGCCCGGATTTGCCCTGAACCACTTCATAGCCCTGCACCAGCCACGCGCGCGTGATTGAGCTGACCAGCTTCGACCCCGCGACCTTCTCAATTCTGCGGAGCAGCAGCCGGTAATCCTGTTTGGTTTTCGGCGCCAGCTTCGCGAACTGTGGCGAAGCTTCGTATTTGCCAATCAGCTCCGCCACACTGCCGGGAATGATGGAGGGCTCCAGGCCGGCACGCCGCGTGCGTTCGGCCTCGACCTGTGCGTTCAGGTCCCGCGCTCGGGCGATCGCTTTTTCGGTGTCGTCGCCGAGTGGCTCGTCACAGAAGCCAAGCGCTTTCACGGTCGGGGTGGTGCGCCAGTACCACCGCCCGGCCACTCGCTTCATGCGAGGGACGTTCAACTCCACTTTGCCCATTCCGACGTGCCCGCTCCCGCCGCCGGCATGGATTGTTGCACAAGGCCGCTGCGTTCGTCCTGCCACTTGTCGAGTAGCACGCGGTCCCAAAGGATTCGGCCGCCGCGCGTCTCGCCGGATGGCCAGATCCCGTCGGCCACTTCCTGATCGAACTTGCCAGGACTCACACCGACATACGCCGCTGCCTGATCCCTTGAGAGGCAGCGCGGCCAATCTGGCAGGCCGGCCATGTCGCTTAGCCTTGCAGCCATGCTCACCTCCGCCCCTGCCCTTGATCCAGTTCGTCAACCGCGACTCGGTGGCCATGCTCAAGCACACCACGAGCCTTCAGGCGTTCGTATAGGACGAGATCCTGGACGTCGGCGACATAGGGCAGGGTCACCGGCAGGAAGGGCCGGCGCGATGCCCGCGCCCTCTCCCGCATGTGTTCGTCGGGATGGCTCTCCACCGTGGGCGGCAGGTCCACCAGCTCGGCGGGGCGATAGGTCTCCTCCGCCTCGTTCCAGCGGTACAGCCGGTACCGGACCACCTCCGGATACGCGACGCGCCCGTCGGCCCGGCGCACGGCCCGGATGCGCCGGGCGCCGGGTGGTGGAGCCATGGTCGCGCAGGCATCGCGGTGGCGGGCGGCGTGGCAATCCGGAAGGCGGATGGTTGCCGATCCGGCGGCAATCGGCACGGGTGGGTGCGCCATGCTGTGTGTGATGGATGTCATACGTCGACTCCGCAGGATTTCAGAGCACGCAGGGCGCGCCGGGAGGCATGGGGAGCGGTACGGCACGAGATGGAGGACAATCCGACGGCGGAGACTGCCGCGGAAGGATCGGGCGTTTTCAGCAGCGGCCCGGCCTCGCCTTCGATCTGCACGACGAAGAGGCCTTCGCGTGGCTGAAAGCCGAGCAGCACGCGGGGTAATTGGTCGCTCATGCTGCCCTGGCCCCGCTGTTCAGGTGGCTCATATCCGGGAGGCGGATGCCCTCATTCGGCAAGACCGGGCTGGCCGACATCCGCTCCAAGCCGATGCGGGTGCGTTGGACAGATGGATTGGCGCAAGTCATACTTAGAGACCGGAGGGTCTTCCCATGCCTGATACACGGCTCTACGACAGCGACTTCTTTGCCTGGACGCAGGATCAGGCCGGTCGGCTTCGGCGGCTGGCCGCGGAGCGCAGCAATGTCGATCTGGACCTGGAGAACCTTGCCGAGGAGATCGAAAGCATGGGGCGGAGTGAGCAGCAACAACTGGAGAGCCGGTTGACCGTGCTGTTGCTCCATCTGCTGAAATGGCGTTTCCAGCCCGGCCTCCGGGGGAACAGTTGGCGCCTGACGATCAAGGAGCAGCGCAACCGGATCGAGCGCCACCTTCGGAAAAATCCAAGCCTGAAGGCCATGCTCGACGAAACCATCGTCGATGCCTACAGCGACGCGCTGATCGGCGCGGAGCGGGAAACCGGTCTGCCGGAAACGACGTTTCCAAAGGATTGTCCGTGGTCGTTTGATCAGATGATGGACGACGGATTCCTGCCCGAAGCGTGAACCGGCGTCCCCGGCTCCGTTTTCTCTTCCGTCGCTCGAACAGCGCAGGGCAGCGAGGGCGTTCCTAACATCGTCCGCATCGATCTGACCGGCTGCATGAGCGACATGCAGCCGGTCCACGAGGCTATCCAGATCGTCCGTTAAGGCGGTGAAGTCGGAGCAGTGCATAGAGTCTAAGGGGAGAGGCATGGTCGGACCTTCCTCAAACCGGCATCGGGCGACGCGCTCTTACAAGCGCCTCCAATGAGCGGTACATTATGTATCGTCTCATATCAATACATAATGTACTGTTCCCGCGCAAGCCGCTAAGCTCATCGGCGCAGCACGAGGTTGCCGCATACGGAGGTATGCAACCCTATGCTTTTCCGTACCTCCGCACCTACAACTAGATAGTATACGGCAACCAAAGGTTAAGATAATTTGTTTCCGGTTCGTTCCTATTTGGGCTTGCGGTTCAAACAAACGCGGATGTAAACGCGGTGCAGCGAGAAAGGGGATGCCGGTGCGCGGACGTGAGTTGGCTGAAGCGGAGCAGATCTTGCGAAGCCTCCCCGATCACGTCAGAAAGCGAATGCTCAACGTGATTCGGGAGTATGCTGCTGATCTTCCTGAGCCAATTCCGCCTCAGTCCGGAGCATCTGAAGAATTGCAGCTCGGCGCCGCGGGTGAAGCGTCTTCAAGTATTCGACAGCCTCGGCATACTCGGCCTCAGGATGCTTATCGTCACCGAAATAAAGCCACTGCCAAGTAACACCAAGTTGTGTAGCGAATAGTTTTGCGTTGCGAACTGTGAGGGGGCGGTTACCATTCTCGGCGCTACGCACCGTGGCGGCCGAAAAGCCATGCGTCTCTGCAAATTTCTCCGCAGAGCTGTATCCAGCCTTCTTTCGTATGGCTCTCAGGCGTTCGCCTCTGGCCTTTTCATCCTTCATGTGCGGAATTGTATCGTTACGCGACGCGACGGTCCGGTACAAAGCGTATTGCAAGGCGACAGTACATGATGTACTGTTTTGACCATGGATGACCTCGACACATTTTCCAACGTCATTGATCTTTGGCCGAATGCCGTTGCAATGGGCAATGATGTCGGCGAGACCGGATTGACGGTACGCGCTTGGAAGCGCAGAAACTCGATACCCGGCGAGAAGTGGCTGAGAGTTGTCGAGGCAGCCCGACGTCGCGGATTTGAGAACGTAACTCTGGAGCGTCTTGCAAAGATCGCCCAGTCTCGCAAGACCCCGGATTCAATCACCGCCATACCAGATGAAATGTCTGCTGAACTCATTGGCCATCCCGCATAGCCGGGGCGCCAGTGGCAGAGCGTAACCGCGCCAAGCGGGTGGCGGTGAAGAAGGGGAAGCAGCATGCGCAAGAACTCACATCTGTCGCGTTCGGAAGCATCGCTCGCAAGGCGTGAGCTGGGCAACAGCCATGGCTGAGGGGAAGGGAGAGGCGATGGACGTAGGCAAGACGGCGGAGGGAAATGCTCTGTTGCGAAGGGAGCCAGCATGATGGCGCCATTCGCCCACGATTCATCTGGGACGCCATACGATGCTTCCACCCTGACTGGGCATCAGCAGGCAGTACTCGCGCTGTGGCCGGAATTCCAGGCAGCCGCCGCGATGCGATGGACGAGCCTGGACCAAGTGGTGCGCGCCATCTTCCATGATCGCACCGGCCTGGCCGATCTGCCCGACGACGAGGCCGACCAGTTGGAAGCCTTGCTGAAGACGGCCATCACCCGCCTGCACATGGTCGCGCCGGCACGGCGCCGTCCGACTCTTTCCCGGAACTGCGGGCGAGGCTCGGCATGAGGTCGACTCGCTGCCACCCCACGGCACCGAGCACTCAACAAGATTCGAAATCCGACTCCTACCTCTGGCTTCGCTGCGCGCTCCGCGGCGCCGTCTCCGGCTGCCCGCGCGCTGCCACGTCATACCGTGCCCGTGCGGGCGCGGTGCATCCCTGACACCGATCGGAGGGCCATCGATGCCACGCGCTCCCCCCAGTTCCCCCCGAGGCTGATCGCCTGATCATTCCTGCGCCTGTGCGCCGCTCACCCCATGAGCGGAGCAGAGAGGTTTTCTGCCGCAGCCGCGTCCCAACGTGGCTGTGAACGGAGAAGATCTGCGCGCGGAATGATCCGGGGCCGATCACCTCGAATCGCGGCCGCTCGTCCGGCCAGCATCGTCCAGGGCACTTGAATCCCACGTCGGTCGGCTGGCCGGCGCACGGAAAGACTTGTGTCCTCATCAACAACACGGCTGCGCAGGGCGTGGCCGTGAACGGGAGGGCTTTCGCTTTGACGACACCAAGGGCACCGCCCTGAGCTGGGGCGGCCTTGCGACCGGCCGCCCCAGGACTGCGCTCAGGAACCGTTCAGGCGCCCGGCCTTGACCACCGGTGCGAACGGGGACGTGTGCGCCGTCATCATACTTCAACCGCGACTTGATTGCGACTCGATTGCCGTCATTTCCGGCCACGGATGCGTGCGCCTTGATGACGGCTGAACCGCCGGCTGGTCACGGGATCGCCGGAGACGGGACAGGTGCGCCATGAGCGAAGCGAACGTAGAATTTCGCAGAATCGTTGGACGGTTTCAGGCGGCGATTCGCGCCAATCCACGGCTCAAGCTGCGCGACAAGGTGGTGGCGTGGGCGATGCTGGATCGCCTCGACCGGCAGGCCTTCGCCGCCAGTGGCGAGCTGACGGTGTGGGATGCCGTCGGCGTCGAGGCCCTGGCCGCCGACACGTCGCTGTGTGAGCGCGACGTGGTGCGGGCACGGGCGGCCCTGCGCCAGGAACGCGTGATCGAAGACGTTGGGAGGCCGGCGAAGGGACGCCCCACGCAGGTTCGGTTCAACCGGGCCTGGCTGGAACGCCGCGAGGTCGCCGAAGCGGCAACGGAGGACACGGGTGTCCCGGACTCCGGAGTCCTCGGTGCCCATGAACGGAGGACTCCAGCGCCGGCAACGGAGGACAAAACCCCCGCCCAACGGAGGACACCGGAGTCCTCCTATCCTTGTAACCTTGGAATCAACCTGGGGCGCGCAGGCACGCCGGCACCCGCACGCACACGCGAAGGCGCCCTGGCCGCGGTGCTGGCCGTCCACTTCTCGCCGACCGAAATGCGATGGTTCGAGGGGGTGGCCATCGAGCTTGACGGTGGCTCGGCGGTGCTGTGGGTGCCCAACGCTTTCCAACGGGATTGGATTGATGCGCGGCTCACCGACCGGCTGAAGAGCGCGCTCGGCATCTACAGCCTCGAGGTGCGCGTGGGCGCTCCGCCGGCGATGTCCCCGGCCAGAAC includes the following:
- a CDS encoding helix-turn-helix domain-containing protein codes for the protein MKDEKARGERLRAIRKKAGYSSAEKFAETHGFSAATVRSAENGNRPLTVRNAKLFATQLGVTWQWLYFGDDKHPEAEYAEAVEYLKTLHPRRRAAILQMLRTEAELAQEDQQHTPESR
- a CDS encoding DUF29 domain-containing protein, whose amino-acid sequence is MPDTRLYDSDFFAWTQDQAGRLRRLAAERSNVDLDLENLAEEIESMGRSEQQQLESRLTVLLLHLLKWRFQPGLRGNSWRLTIKEQRNRIERHLRKNPSLKAMLDETIVDAYSDALIGAERETGLPETTFPKDCPWSFDQMMDDGFLPEA
- a CDS encoding DnaA N-terminal domain-containing protein, whose amino-acid sequence is MSEANVEFRRIVGRFQAAIRANPRLKLRDKVVAWAMLDRLDRQAFAASGELTVWDAVGVEALAADTSLCERDVVRARAALRQERVIEDVGRPAKGRPTQVRFNRAWLERREVAEAATEDTGVPDSGVLGAHERRTPAPATEDKTPAQRRTPESSYPCNLGINLGRAGTPAPARTREGALAAVLAVHFSPTEMRWFEGVAIELDGGSAVLWVPNAFQRDWIDARLTDRLKSALGIYSLEVRVGAPPAMSPARTRPTLHAVAGGRA
- a CDS encoding tyrosine-type recombinase/integrase codes for the protein MKRVAGRWYWRTTPTVKALGFCDEPLGDDTEKAIARARDLNAQVEAERTRRAGLEPSIIPGSVAELIGKYEASPQFAKLAPKTKQDYRLLLRRIEKVAGSKLVSSITRAWLVQGYEVVQGKSGLATANAVMRVWRILLGHACDRGMIDFSPADGMRLIGTAARTQVWTRDQVETFCAAAEKHGRPSLALAVRLALDIGQRQGDILALKWSDYDGTAFAIVQGKTKQPVRVPVTAQMQKLLSTVKRDAVQVIVSEATGRPYAKFHFVHEFSRVRALAGLPTDLQFRDLRRTAATELGAAGATDDEIRSVTGHRSRGVVAVYVQPDGRMAESAQKKRQRLSKPKR